Proteins found in one Kluyveromyces marxianus DMKU3-1042 DNA, complete genome, chromosome 2 genomic segment:
- the SPR28 gene encoding septin SPR28 → MIKKSRYQMLTAEEIRRRKNAKRGIDFCMLVIGESGLGKTTFCNNICNEQVFEHREDDFKPETAHLSPGIDIVSKNFHLEEENPTPISLDIVLIPGLGDNIDNSTNHEVVVEYLESQFDRVLNEEIRIKRNPKNIDNRPHVCLYFIRATSKGLRELDVKLMKALGDKVNIIPVISKADLLTDREIALNKRLIMEDIYENHINIYDFGDDKLEDTLMLAEPVEDSPIPNNSASLDGFSLGSALEGTGANINTAFCRIKDMLPFSIIGSNQREYAPNGELYHVRKYPWGTVRVESRAHSDFIYLKSILFGSHLQDLKDTTHNKLYENYRTQKLLSTNNFVSAGNDRDLLAESTVL, encoded by the coding sequence ATGATTAAAAAGTCTCGTTATCAGATGCTTACTGCGGAGGAAATCCGTCGTAGGAAGAATGCCAAAAGAGGTATTGATTTCTGCATGCTTGTCATTGGGGAATCAGGCTTGGGAAAAACAACATTCTGCAACAATATTTGTAATGAGCAGGTATTTGAACATCGTGAAGATGACTTCAAACCGGAAACTGCACATTTGAGCCCTGGCATTGATATTGTCTCGAAGAATTTCCACTTAGAAGAGGAAAATCCTACCCCAATTAGTCTTGACATTGTTTTGATTCCAGGTTTAGGGGACAATATAGACAACTCTACTAACCATGAGGTTGTTGTCGAGTATTTGGAGTCTCAATTTGACCGTGTGttaaatgaagaaattagGATTAAACGTAATCCTAAGAATATCGATAATAGACCCCACGTCTGCTTGTATTTCATTAGAGCCACTTCAAAGGGTCTTCGTGAGCTTGACGTAAAGTTGATGAAGGCTCTAGGTGACAAAGTCAATATCATCCCAGTTATCAGCAAGGCTGATTTGTTAACTGACAGAGAGATTGCTTTGAATAAGCGTTTAATAATGGAAGATATATATGAGAATCACATCAACATTTATGATTTCGGAGACGACAAATTGGAAGACACTTTAATGCTTGCTGAACCAGTAGAAGATAGTCCAATTCCTAACAACTCTGCATCTCTTGatggtttttctttgggCAGTGCACTTGAAGGTACTGGTGCTAACATAAACACCGCTTTCTGCAGGATTAAGGACATGCTTCCTTTCTCCATTATTGGTAGTAATCAAAGGGAATATGCTCCCAACGGAGAGCTATACCATGTCAGGAAGTATCCATGGGGAACCGTTAGAGTTGAGAGTAGAGCCCACTCCGATTTTATTTACTTGAAGAGCATTCTATTTGGTTCACATTTACAAGATCTTAAGGATACAACACATAACAAGTTATATGAAAATTACAGAACTCAAAAGTTATTGTCGACAAacaattttgtttctgcAGGAAACGATAGGGATTTATTGGCTGAAAGTACTGTCTTGTGA
- the BUR2 gene encoding Bur2p — protein MATSLEEDKVKPETNDSTNSNGSTKKATSDTIEPEQQPYFNPRQLWPDIIKCPVNKWTFQCSDIIGKLGTDPEKAQITKKKMEKCLMYFHRLRKEMKLFDHTYTASCILFYRYWYMYDLPASIPQCIHLAQALLVTACKTMENNRPTDHYIKATCDFMVKDGPSSVGQKLNLEKLKWEVRDQLVTYEKKVLCQLGFDLALDNPKELIEELFSAYYRHVRDSDIEASFKEIFPAILQEARNFIIQTGTQPISLLCDGYTMVATALIFAGITFQKAKDPSFKFPHNFFRKRFPVKLTPEGVASLFADFRSLEKAFFDLKSNKGDALLISAADIEKLIDEDPQDGEEPYNLYEYDLIKDGEVNEDLLKYTERKVEELATRIISERSIKRPAESVPDQIPKKQRI, from the coding sequence ATGGCTACTtcattagaagaagataaagtGAAACCTGAGACTAACGACAGTACTAACAGCAATGGTAGCACCAAGAAGGCGACTTCTGATACAATAGAACCGGAACAACAACCGTATTTCAATCCCAGACAACTCTGGCCAGACATTATCAAGTGTCCTGTTAACAAATGGACGTTTCAGTGCTCTGATATTATAGGAAAACTCGGTACTGACCCAGAGAAGGCCCAAAttaccaagaaaaagatggaaAAGTGTTTGATGTACTTCCATAGGCTTAGAAAAGAGATGAAGCTTTTTGATCACACGTATACGGCCAGTTGCATACTTTTTTACCGGTATTGGTATATGTATGACCTACCTGCTTCGATTCCCCAGTGTATTCATCTAGCACAAGCACTACTCGTGACAGCATGTAAAACAATGGAAAACAATAGACCCACTGACCATTACATAAAAGCCACCTGTGATTTCATGGTCAAAGACGGACCATCGTCGGTAGGGCAGAAGCTGAATCTAGAGAAATTAAAATGGGAAGTCAGAGATCAGCTTGTTACATACGAAAAGAAGGTTCTCTGTCAACTCGGCTTCGATCTTGCTCTTGATAACCCAAAAGAACTTATAGAAGAGCTTTTCAGTGCTTATTATAGACATGTGCGAGACAGTGACATTGAAGCatcattcaaagaaatattcCCTGCCATATTACAGGAGGCCAGAAATTTCATTATCCAAACCGGTACACAACCTATATCCCTACTTTGTGATGGATATACCATGGTTGCTACTGCATTGATATTTGCTGGAATTACTTTCCAGAAGGCGAAAGATCCATCGTTCAAATTCCCTCACAACTTTTTCAGGAAACGCTTCCCCGTTAAGCTAACTCCAGAAGGGGTTGCATCCTTGTTCGCTGACTTCAGAAGCTTGGAAAAGGCATTCTTTGATCTCAAAAGTAACAAAGGAGATGCTCTATTAATTTCAGCAGCTGATATAGAGAAACTCATTGATGAAGATCCCCAAGACGGAGAGGAACCATATAACCTCTACGAATATGATCTCATTAAAGATGGGGAGGTGAATGAAGATCTTCTGAAGTACACGGAAAGAAAGGTTGAAGAGCTTGCGACAAGAATCATCTCTGAACGTAGCATAAAAAGACCAGCGGAATCTGTTCCAGATcaaattccaaagaaacaaagaatatAA
- the MFB1 gene encoding Mfb1p: protein MSSHFEIEGFEVRSLDGLPLDILLRILGQLEFSDLKNVSETCWTLRLVANETLMYHSVLQNLRTRHLWTKRYFFDTLRMLRRQQPGFDFRSLSDTTIIQSLRYLQVGVRKVSGNFMRLLEADSQRVDDDDDDERESSNGNCRTKYIEYDDIEDYDYDERIPDNSDCYSSSISDFEEDDNNEEEEEEEEEDISSLIEIESDNDDIEDKICAVNDTPCKKGVIASKPVKIDKEGLKYLRILQGFHKVSAVQAKSKQTVEKGTSTPTKYGMLIDDVEFTPLSTINSLLKRIDSSADSHHVHINSPDSFGVSHSRSGSSSVFSDSVPKLTDNLWSKIYELEHQSFSSSDSDSSSSTEFIRKLQSSKKVKDKAVLFERLLAKNKDKNASYIGNTGVPASCSSSTKLKKPHVRKISDNYMEAVRRSASPVDLLNESSPDGSGAFINGTGRGRPTKHSKTHHRRKLKASVMDGNRICYEKI, encoded by the coding sequence ATGAGTAGCCATTTCGAGATAGAGGGATTTGAGGTTAGGTCTTTGGATGGACTACCTTTGGATATTCTTCTTAGGATTCTTGGACAGCTCGAATTTAGTGATTTAAAGAATGTTTCTGAGACGTGCTGGACGCTTCGGCTTGTAGCGAATGAGACGCTCATGTACCATAGTGTATTACAGAACCTACGGACAAGGCATTTGTGGACGAAAAggtatttctttgatacGCTTCGGATGCTTCGCCGACAGCAGCCCGGGTTTGATTTTAGGTCGTTGAGCGATACTACTATTATACAGTCTCTACGGTATTTGCAAGTTGGAGTGAGGAAAGTGTCTGGGAACTTCATGAGGCTTTTGGAAGCGGACAGCCAGAgagttgatgatgatgatgatgatgagagGGAGAGCAGTAATGGTAACTGCCGAACtaaatatattgaatatgatgatattgaagattACGATTATGATGAGAGGATACCAGACAATTCGGATTGTTATTCGAGCAGTATATCTGATTTCGAGGAGGATGACaacaatgaagaagaagaagaagaagaggaggaagatATCTCAAGTTTGATCGAAATCGAGAGCGAcaatgatgatattgaagataaaATATGTGCAGTAAATGATACTCCTTGTAAAAAGGGCGTCATTGCTAGCAAGCCAGTGAAGATAGACAAAGAAGGTCTGAAATACCTTCGTATTTTGCAAGGTTTCCACAAAGTCAGCGCTGTTCAAGCGAAAAGTAAGCAAACTGTAGAAAAGGGTACCTCTACACCAACGAAATACGGAATGCTTATAGATGACGTCGAGTTTACTCCGCTCAGCACGATAAATTCACTGCTGAAAAGAATAGACTCGAGCGCAGACTCACACCACGTGCATATAAACTCTCCAGACTCGTTTGGAGTATCCCATTCGAGATCAGGCAGCAGCTCAGTGTTCTCGGATAGCGTACCGAAACTGACAGATAACCTGTGGTCGAAAATATACGAGCTGGAGCATCaatctttttcaagttcaGATTCggactcttcttcatcaacggAATTTATTAGGAAATTACAATCTTCGAAAAAGGTCAAAGACAAAGCTGTGCTATTTGAGAGACTTCTAGCCAAAAATAAAGACAAGAATGCATCCTATATCGGCAATACTGGCGTTCCTGCTTCTTGCTCGTCTTCTACTAAACTGAAAAAGCCCCATGTCAGGAAAATTTCAGACAATTATATGGAGGCTGTTAGGAGAAGCGCCTCCCCAGTGGACTTATTAAATGAATCATCTCCTGATGGAAGTGGCGCATTTATTAATGGCACTGGCCGTGGAAGGCCTACGAAACACTCCAAAACGCACCACAGAAGGAAACTCAAAGCTTCAGTCATGGATGGAAATCGGATCTGTTatgaaaaaatatga
- the GTB1 gene encoding Gtb1p — MLFPIAFLACVVCASGSIRGVSPDKEALYAPLKDDPTKWACLNDSSIVIDYSKINDNVCDCPDGSDEPGTNACVDSKTLFYCENEGFIPRRIANYKVDDGVCDCCDCSDEEWPVEKQGSLVRGKSCSELKVEFDGIVEKELANWRAGVSALEKLQGKAKKFGHNKATNQGEENVYIELARMQKYGRDVSEALERTGEAIEGLQDAYKKKLAEQSPQLFEYENMGIALITESITTVFTHVRTLSNAFNELRYILNELYETYNRKVKDKVVARNMRRFVELERSFDKTFQPDGSLDATQRDQINDYLIDELPLFLFEGKSKYPADIIVAKSNFIKAIITVKLETMDQTIDGIKQFQEIAEDIINNHDINFQDAAVKAFTDSYMSFMSKYGDSIYRVDFPEEFDETFSNLLKFIEREAPKVTRVDYTPEDDSKWGVMRLVKGALNRIQAFSNSPQSYRSQIKVMKEQEVKLRQKLRKTEKQIRELKERAAAAAAAELDDADLKHRVLHQQVDTLLNNLNDFCVDSKLNSYIYKLCFSKENGGAIIQIEDKPKGKEVTVGHFKGFAIDDSTKYETYLQGLQYRYPDTEVGKYLYSDTEEIGKQDILLGNLPDLDTGLRLDYRGGDRCWNGPLRSAKIRMRCAPQFSIESVSEPTKCEYLFEMAGPLGCDPSFKYERKHSRIN; from the coding sequence ATGTTATTTCCAATTGCATTTCTAGCGTGTGTGGTTTGTGCTTCCGGGTCTATTAGAGGAGTTTCTCCGGATAAAGAAGCGTTATATGCCCCTTTGAAAGATGATCCGACCAAATGGGCATGCTTAAACGACAGTTCGATTGTGATAGACTACAGTAAGATCAATGACAATGTTTGTGATTGTCCGGATGGATCTGATGAACCGGGTACGAATGCATGTGTTGATTCGAAGACGCTTTTCTATTGCGAGAATGAAGGGTTTataccaagaagaatagcGAACTACAAGGTTGACGATGGGGTGTGCGATTGTTGCGATTGCTCTGATGAGGAATGGCCAGTGGAGAAGCAAGGTAGTTTAGTTCGTGGGAAGAGTTGTTCTGAGTTGAAGGTGGAGTTTGATGGTATAGTGGAGAAGGAGCTTGCTAACTGGCGGGCTGGTGTTTCTGCGTTGGAAAAGCTTCAAGGAAAGGCTAAAAAGTTCGGGCATAATAAAGCGACGAACCAAGGTGAGGAAAATGTTTATATAGAGTTGGCCAGGATGCAGAAGTATGGTCGGGATGTTAGTGAAGCTTTGGAACGGACAGGAGAGGCGATTGAGGGTCTACAGGATGcttacaagaagaagctagCTGAACAGTCGCCGCAGTTGTTTGAATACGAGAATATGGGCATCGCTCTCATTACCGAGTCTATCACGACGGTATTCACGCACGTCCGGACATTGTCCAATGCATTCAACGAGTTGAGATACATCTTGAACGAGTTGTACGAGACTTACAACCGTAAGGTGAAGGACAAAGTGGTTGCAAGGAACATGAGACGGTTTGTTGAGTTAGAAAGGTCTTTTGATAAAACGTTCCAGCCTGACGGGTCTCTTGACGCTACGCAACGAGACCAGATCAACGACTACTTGATCGACGAGTTGCCtttgttcctctttgaGGGGAAGAGCAAGTATCCAGCGGATATCATCGTGGCCAAATCGAACTTCATCAAAGCCATAATAACCGTCAAGTTGGAAACGATGGACCAGACCATCGACGGCATCAAGCAGTTCCAGGAGATTGCCGAAGACATTATCAACAACCACGATATCAATTTCCAGGATGCTGCCGTGAAGGCGTTCACAGACAGCTACATGTCGTTCATGTCCAAGTACGGGGATTCGATATATAGAGTTGATTTCCCAGAGGAATTTGACGAGACCTTCTCGAACTTGCTCAAGTTCATCGAGAGAGAGGCCCCCAAAGTCACTCGTGTTGATTACACTCCGGAAGATGATTCGAAATGGGGCGTGATGCGTCTGGTGAAAGGAGCGCTCAACAGAATACAAGCGTTCTCGAACTCTCCACAATCGTACAGGTCTCAAATCAAAGTGATGAAGGAGCAAGAGGTGAAGTTGAGACAAAAGTTGAGAAAGACTGAGAAACAAATCCGGGAGTTGAAGGAACGGGCTGCtgcagctgctgctgccgaATTGGACGACGCCGACTTGAAACACAGAGTTCTTCACCAACAAGTAGACACTTTGCTCAATAACCTCAACGATTTCTGCGTCGACAGCAAGTTGAACTCGTACATATACAAGTTGTGCTTCTCCAAGGAAAACGGAGGCGCCATCATCCAGATCGAGGACAAGCCCAAGGGCAAGGAAGTTACAGTGGGCCATTTCAAAGGCTTCGCTATCGACGATTCCACCAAATACGAAACTTATCTACAAGGTTTGCAATACAGATACCCAGACACTGAAGTTGGCAAGTACTTGTACAGCGACACCGAGGAAATTGGCAAACAAGACATACTGCTAGGAAACCTTCCGGATTTGGACACCGGTTTAAGGTTAGATTATAGAGGCGGGGACAGGTGTTGGAACGGTCCATTAAGGTCGGCCAAAATCAGAATGAGATGTGCACCACAATTCTCAATCGAGTCAGTTTCGGAACCAACAAAGTGCGAATACCTGTTTGAAATGGCCGGACCCTTGGGATGCGATCCCAGCTTCAAGTACGAAAGAAAACACTCACGTATAAACTGA
- the IFH1 gene encoding protein IFH1: protein MSGKSPRKLAAGKKPTTLKALQSKMGVSGEKPPNLSGRPRRFSLIYSSDSSLSDIPQDMGKKSAVFKNRKGASKVKRQYSNSVGKNGKLISNGREESAIASDSEVSEVQSGSEEIEDLEEEDDDDDDDDDDDDDDDDDSDGSMTSSDDDIDFVRLTAERKKNAMKQLHALKRGKTPADISGKTVGGIRSEYSGVKMGSHSDSDSDSGSNSHSNSNSDSDSDRDHGHGHGHGRGHDSDVSSSELSDAPELDFNFKGDDGIKFGDAATVSNEVVEDLGEEVKEEDQLATVDSGKPNVDRLAVPNFSDSEESDYNIDQEAYFKTIDEDNNESITGMDPGIETGDDDMAILDAEEQNMVKQLEHDGQSSFYESQDDHDKDNKDNDKNNEDLDYDEDDDEDAIMSDFDMPFYEDPKFSNLYYYDGSDQPLTLSTSLPLVLSEEKRKREERRQMRQRERQERLKRRMKSKRSKREHSATPDLADDEYVFGLFFQSDDERRPRILNDLESPLRRLSTVAVSDKDLSSGDDEYEDILLDIAHMPTDEEDDDDDHSVSGADDEDGSKKLKKRLHGNAKGNGNGKSDLDRSDLDGDDEDDDDDDDVDIDDYDDDDDYDDDISVTNVFIDIDDLDPDGFYFHYDSLSDEDGMDSKSYPETPDDHVEAVIYVDDESTDEDETLPPPNTRRKIGTKAKEVVSANVVGLKPPKLGTWKTDNKPFSIIDGLSTKSLYPAIQQLQQIVDPRSAGAGGTDMEDVSSPNGGGLGIGPGSGSAGEKEELTLNELLNMSELEDDDDDEGESTLKGKDISTWYHKPSVPLSAFRNKGVSVEHQEDEYMLPVFSARKFPIGYVGSERTRRKIDKMKEYQRKKDEKRRKLKKKKKLLKMKRERQRLEKQKLLSATEDEADVKLEQTSGNTTAGTTAGTTDTTANIAANSLASPGSSIMTDTTNTPHNHHHLDLDLALPPRKNSVKGLGMEDIDELLKSDEELMLTHHGDLDGDIDLLGSEDADLLVSLAAPIDELDFDDKQMSNIAAWRRRNSIAEAAAENMRVTKNGLFSETALADLEEIIGGSAELPKLT from the coding sequence ATGTCAGGGAAGAGCCCGAGAAAGCTAGCAGCAGGGAAGAAGCCAACTACGTTGAAAGCGCTTCAGAGTAAGATGGGAGTTTCTGGGGAGAAGCCACCTAATCTGAGCGGTAGACCGAGACGATTCAGTCTTATATATTCTAGTGATTCGTCGCTGAGTGATATTCCTCAGGATATGGGGAAGAAGAGTGCTGTTTTCAAGAATAGGAAAGGGGCATCGAAGGTGAAGAGGCAGTATTCTAATTCTGTGGGTAAGAATGGGAAGCTGATATCGAATGGTCGCGAGGAATCTGCGATTGCGTCTGATTCGGAGGTGTCTGAGGTTCAGTCTGGGTCTGAGGAAATTGAGGACttggaggaggaggacgatgatgatgacgacgacgatgatgacgacgatgatgacgatgatgatagcGATGGCTCGATGACCAGCTCGGACGATGACATTGATTTTGTCAGACTTACTGCGGAACGTAAGAAAAATGCTATGAAGCAACTGCATGCCTTGAAGAGGGGCAAGACTCCTGCTGATATTTCGGGGAAAACCGTTGGTGGTATAAGAAGCGAGTACTCCGGGGTGAAGATGGGTTCTCATTCGGActcagattcagattcagGTTCGAATTCCCATTCCAATTCTAATTCGGATTCGGATTCTGATCGTGaccatggccatggccatggtCATGGTCGTGGTCATGACTCAGATGTGTCGAGCTCAGAACTATCAGACGCTCCAGAACTAgacttcaacttcaaaggAGACGACGGTATCAAGTTTGGCGATGCGGCTACGGTTTCCAACGAGGTAGTAGAAGATCTAGGCGAGGAAGTCAAGGAGGAAGATCAATTAGCAACAGTGGATTCAGGTAAACCAAATGTTGATAGATTGGCCGTGCCAAACTTCTCGGATAGCGAAGAATCAGACTACAATATTGACCAAGAAGCATACTTCAAAACCATCGATGAGGATAACAACGAAAGCATAACGGGCATGGACCCCGGGATCGAGACTGGAGATGACGATATGGCTATACTGGATGCGGAAGAACAGAATATGGTGAAACAGTTGGAACACGACGGACAATCTTCCTTCTACGAGTCTCAGGACGATCATGATAAGGACAACAAGGACAATGATAAGAATAACGAGGACTTGGACTacgatgaagacgatgacgaagatGCCATCATGAGCGATTTCGACATGCCATTTTACGAAGATCCAAAGTTTTCCAACCTGTACTATTACGACGGGAGCGACCAGCCTCTAACGTTAAGCACCTCGCTTCCTCTAGTGTTGAGCGAGGAGAAACGTAAGAGAGAGGAGCGTAGACAGATGAGACAGCGGGAAAGACAAGAACGGCtcaagagaagaatgaaGAGTAAGCGATCTAAACGTGAACACTCTGCGACACCAGATCTGGCCGATGACGAATACGTGTTTGGattgttcttccaaagcGATGATGAGAGAAGACCTCGGATCCTGAATGATCTGGAGTCTCCCTTGCGTCGTCTCAGTACAGTAGCCGTTTCTGACAAGGATCTTTCGTCTGGTGACGATGAGTACGAGGATATTTTGTTGGATATTGCCCACATGCCTACggatgaggaagatgatgatgatgatcaCAGTGTTAGCGGTGctgacgatgaagatggttcaaagaagttgaaaaaacGTCTTCACGGCAACGCCAAGGGGAACGGGAACGGGAAATCGGATTTGGATCGGAGTGATCTggatggtgatgatgaagatgacgacgacgacgacgacgtTGATATCGATGATTatgacgacgatgacgattATGACGATGACATTAGCGTCACCAACGTGTTCATCGATATCGATGACCTTGACCCAGATGGATTCTACTTCCACTACGATTCCCTCTCGGACGAAGATGGTATGGACAGCAAGAGCTATCCAGAAACACCGGATGACCATGTAGAGGCCGTGATATACGTTGATGACGAGTCTACAGACGAAGACGAGACATTGCCTCCCCCAAACACAAGGAGAAAGATTGGTACAAAGGCCAAGGAAGTTGTCAGTGCGAACGTTGTTGGTTTGAAACCACCCAAGCTTGGCACTTGGAAAACGGATAACAAGCCCTTTAGTATCATTGACGGTCTTTCGACGAAGTCTTTGTACCCTGCGATTCAgcaacttcaacaaatcgTGGATCCTAGAAGCGCAGGAGCAGGAGGAACAGATATGGAAGATGTATCATCGCCAAACGGCGGGGGTCTTGGTATCGGCCCAGGTTCGGGTTCTGCAggagagaaagaggaacTTACTCTAAACGAGTTACTCAACATGAGTGAACTCGAagacgacgacgacgacgaagGCGAGTCCACGTTGAAGGGTAAGGATATTTCTACATGGTACCACAAACCCTCTGTCCCGCTCTCTGCATTTAGAAACAAGGGTGTGAGTGTTGAACACCAGGAGGACGAGTACATGCTCCCCGTTTTCTCTGCCAGAAAGTTCCCTATCGGCTATGTGGGCAGCGAGcggacaagaagaaagatcgACAAGATGAAGGAGTACCAGCGCAAGAAGGACGAAAAGCGCAGGAAactcaagaagaagaagaagctgctGAAGATGAAACGGGAAAGACAAAGGCttgagaaacaaaagttgCTAAGTGCAACTGAAGACGAAGCGGACGTAAAACTCGAGCAAACGTCTGGCAATACTACTGCTGGCACTACTGCTGGCACTACTGATACTACTGCTAACATCGCAGCGAATTCCCTGGCTAGTCCAGGGTCTAGCATCATGACGGATACTACCAATACTCCACAcaaccaccaccacctcgACCTCGACCTCGCGCTTCCTCCACGGAAGAATTCCGTAAAGGGTCTTGGAATGGAAGACATTGACGAATTGCTCAAGTCCGACGAGGAACTAATGTTGACCCACCATGGCGATCTCGACGGTGATATCGACCTGCTGGGAAGCGAAGATGCTGATCTGCTCGTCTCTCTTGCGGCTCCTATAGATGAACTGGATTTCGACGACAAGCAAATGAGTAACATTGCTgcttggagaagaagaaacagtATTGCTgaggctgctgctgaaaaCATGAGAGTCACTAAAAACGGGCTCTTTAGCGAAACAGCACTAGCAGATTTAGAAGAAATCATTGGTGGATCAGCTGAACTGCCAAAGTTGACTTAG